The following is a genomic window from Malus sylvestris chromosome 7, drMalSylv7.2, whole genome shotgun sequence.
AAGATTGATCCGTTTGGATCTTGGTCCATGATGGcctttttattgattttgacGATCGGATCTCTCTATGAATGAAAAAAGTGGCGGTTCGGATCTTCCTCTAGCATTGCATCAACCACTCAAGTGAAGCCAAAAGGGAAGGATTTCTAAAAGGCTCCAATCCAGTGAAAATCCGCTTAAGCTAAAAGCACTGGTTTTCTCCTGGCCAGTCAACAACTAGTACAGAAGAGAGCCCCGAAACGGGAGAAAACCCCTCCTTTCTACCTTTCTTTCTCGTCTGCCATTAAATAAATCTTTATTTGAGTTCCCAATGACTAGTGAAACTCTCCCCGAATGAACCATatagctaaaaaaaaaaaccgtgaaCTAGAATAGAAGAGCTTGCCGCATCAATGAATAAATACATCGTAGTAGCCTCTTTAGAACTATCATAAATGATATTTATTTCGGTAGAGGCAAAATAGAGAAGTTGTTCAAAAATCACAAGTATCGAGTGTGAAATTGGTTTCATCAACTTTTGGACCCAGCAAATCAACAGTAACCCGTGACTCAAGTAAATTGATATGCATGGATGAAGTGTGGTTTTACAGAGACACTACTCGTGAACAAGGAAAGGAAAAAGTTGGAGAGTTAGTCATCTGCAAAGTTCAAAATTCAAAGTGTCTAGGATATTAGAAGAGGTTTCAGATTCCCCGACACTCACCATTTTCACCTCCGCCCAAGCCTTCGGCAACCCATCCGAGGCCGGTAATTCAAATGAGGTCAGAAATGGTGGGTGTCGGGGGCGAGGAAATATCAAccataaaaagaaaatagtgtCTTTGAAATTAGAGAAGCATTTGGCACTTCTTTCTTCAAGAGAGGGTTTTACAAGGCGAAAATGAAAGAAACGATGTAAGTTACATACATcgtttctttcatttttctaacattacaattttaattttggaaacCTGAAAATACAGCGTCAGAATCATCTGAAAAATTTTACGAGCAACGCTGCACAGAGCGTGCTGAGAATCTCGTAACAGATTATTGTGACAGATGACAAATAGAAATCCCAAAAGGGAAACAGTTAATTTTCATTGATGTGTAACTATACCCTTATGCTGTGCGTGGCAGGCATACTCCTTTGCACCAGAATTAAGGCCGGAAAACTTGCCGCCATTCAATATACTAGTGAAAATTGAATGCACAAACAAACCTACAGCGGAGACAAGCACCTGATCATAATTCTTTATACTACCGACTGATTTGATAAAGTAATTTGTTGATCAGGAATATAGAAAGATTAATTGACAAGCAAAACACAAATGTACTTACTAAACGTGTTTCCCATCATGGAACTGAGcattttttgaagatttgaaagtTTCCAAAAATTCCTTGGCTTTCTCTAACTCGTACTTCTGCCTAGAATTGTCCCACTTGTGTTCAGTTGCTAAAATTTCAATCACACGTGGCAATGCCTTGCTTGCCGCATCAGTGTCGAGGAAAGCAAGCCGAGATCTCCTAGCAATGAAATCAATGGCAGATTCACAGTACTCATTTCGAGCACAGTAGGCAACCTCAGCCTCTAGAAAGGGGTATCCATGGGCAAGCCTCTTCCCCAGATTTTCgttctaaaatttgaaaatatgaagTTATAAGTGAGCATAAACTTCAAAGCATATGACTAGTCCGAAAAACAGAGAAACACAATGTACGAAATTGCACAATGAAACCTtcgattataattttttttacaggGATTACGAGTTTACACATTAAACATAACATATCTAGACTTTTAAAATACGAATACATGAGTGTAAGTGTACCATTCTTCAACAATTATACTTACGAAGGAAGTTGAGGAATCAGCTACTAATATCGTAATTTAAGGACACCAGAAGCATATTGTTATTTACGAGAAATCCATATACTATAACAGATTACACGTAATACAGTAACTTTTGGAGCAAGAAAAACCAACCTGAGCAATGGCAGCAACTCGTTCAGCAAAAGTACCATATGCATGGGACAGATGCCTTGCTGCAGCAGTGTCCATCACTGCAGGAACAACTTTACCATGGCTGTTCTTCATGCGCACATATTGTTGAGCTATAACTGTAAAAGATGCAGGGTCCCATCCGTCTCCACCGACGATCTGCAGCTTGGAGGTCAAACATCCATTTTCTGGGGTCAGATTTCCAGACTTTATTGCTGCATTAACCGCATCTTCTGCCATGCTGAAAATTTTCTAGTCAGCAAAATATAAGTTGCCTAGTTTCAAATGGAAAACCTCTTAACTATAAACTAAATCATCTCAGCTCAACCAAATAAACCTTACCCACGGTAAGTAGTCCACTTGCCGCCCGTGATTGTTACCAAACCAGGATAATCTTCACATACAACATGATCTCTGGAGATGCTCTCAGTGCTTTTCGCAGATGGATCTGTTGCCAATGGCCGAATACCACTCCACGCAGAGAGAACGTCCGTGCGGCGTACCTATATTTTCCCAGCAATGCTTTAGTCCCAACAAGACAactaaatagaaaaagaaagaagacaccTAGATTGAGTTACAGCATTAAATGTCTTCCACTACTTCCCGCATTTGGACATCAATTATCAACCCGACTTAAAAATTCAACTAGTCAGAGAAATCCTTAAGGAGAAAGTGTTATACTGAGGGAAATAATAGACAATCAACTGACCAAGCTGCTCATGTTGATAATTAAAATCCAAATACAGATCATAAGATCACACTGAATCTACACGCAATATTCTAGCTGACTACATAGAAAGGAAGTAATCATTAAAAGAacagatttttaattttataactGCTAATGTCTATTTGACGTGTGATAAACATGGTGTTGGGTCACAAACTTGGATTAGCAATGCAGGAAAAGATGCCTCACAGGCACAGAGAATCACAGACCTTGACATTAAGGTAATCACAAATGGCATCCAGTATGAACTGAATCTCATCCTCATGTGGTTCAGGAAGAAGAGTAATAGAGGTGTTGGAATCTGTGGTGCCAGCAATTGTTCGTCCCAACCATGGAAGCATGAAAACAACACGTCCATCCTTAGTTTTAGGAACAATCAAACCCATACCCTCAGGAGAGTAATAGTCAGGAAGTACGATATGTACACCGCTGCTTGGGCATATCATTGGTTTTGCATCTTGATCTGCCATCTTCCTTAAAGAGTCACAAAATGGCCCGGCAGCATTCACGACGACTTTTGCATATATATCAAACTCTTTCCCTGGTAACTTAAGAAATTCAGTAAGAATCACAACGTTCAAAAGGAAATTACTAAATCATCATTTTTACACTACATTAGTATATAAACCAGTTGTGGAAGTGTGCGCTCATTCTACCTGATAAGTTGTCTCGGATTCTTGCACCAATTGTCCGATTGCTAGCCTCATCCTTCAACAAAGCAACCACTTCTGCATGGTTAAGCACTGCTGCACCAGCTACGGCAGCAGTGCACGCCAATCCAACATTAAGACGTGCGTCATTCATCTGCCCATCATAATACACCACGGTGCCCTTCAAGCTTTTATTGTTACCCTTCCTGGCAAGGGTGGGGAACAGCTCAACAGATTCTTGTGCCGAATAATATCTGGACACATGTAAGAGTCGTAGTCCTGCCACCAAATCGTACATTTTCAAGCCCATCCAGTAGTACACTACCTCAAACCAGTCAAAACACGGTGTCATGCATGGCAAAGCATGACAGAGGTGTGGTGCATTCTCAATAACCTGTTTACGCTCCTCAAGCGCATGGAATACCAACTTCAGCTGTCCATAGTCAAGATTAAACACGGCTTTCTCCAAGTACCGAACGCCTAACATAATAAATTTTACATAAGCCGCCGGGATGGAATCAAAACTTAATTAGAAacgaaaatattaaaaaaattaagataatgATTACTAACTCCAAACGAAAAAAATTCGAACATCATATCGTGTCATATCTTACAGTCAATTCAGTTAGTATTTAAAAATTATCATAGCAATATGAACCGGCCAAATCATAGATTCAAAATTGAAAGATAACAACGAAATTTCGGATTATTCCGTCTCGATTTACTTTTAAGATCAATATAGACAAAGTTAAAATGTATCAATCTACAAAGTTGACGAAATTACATCGGCTCTGTAAATTAATCCACTCC
Proteins encoded in this region:
- the LOC126630693 gene encoding glycerol-3-phosphate dehydrogenase SDP6, mitochondrial-like isoform X1, whose amino-acid sequence is MATATRLRRLGAAACVATAASGAFLLQPSFSANDRGNGPSSLGAVRQRISDPNAVVPSRAAQEAALISASASNPLDILVIGGGATGSGVALDAVTRGLRVGLVEREDFSSGTSSRSTKLIHGGVRYLEKAVFNLDYGQLKLVFHALEERKQVIENAPHLCHALPCMTPCFDWFEVVYYWMGLKMYDLVAGLRLLHVSRYYSAQESVELFPTLARKGNNKSLKGTVVYYDGQMNDARLNVGLACTAAVAGAAVLNHAEVVALLKDEASNRTIGARIRDNLSGKEFDIYAKVVVNAAGPFCDSLRKMADQDAKPMICPSSGVHIVLPDYYSPEGMGLIVPKTKDGRVVFMLPWLGRTIAGTTDSNTSITLLPEPHEDEIQFILDAICDYLNVKVRRTDVLSAWSGIRPLATDPSAKSTESISRDHVVCEDYPGLVTITGGKWTTYRGMAEDAVNAAIKSGNLTPENGCLTSKLQIVGGDGWDPASFTVIAQQYVRMKNSHGKVVPAVMDTAAARHLSHAYGTFAERVAAIAQNENLGKRLAHGYPFLEAEVAYCARNEYCESAIDFIARRSRLAFLDTDAASKALPRVIEILATEHKWDNSRQKYELEKAKEFLETFKSSKNAQFHDGKHV
- the LOC126630693 gene encoding glycerol-3-phosphate dehydrogenase SDP6, mitochondrial-like isoform X2, which gives rise to MATATRLRRLGAAACVATAASGAFLLQPSFSANDRGNGPSSLGAVRQRISDPNAVVPSRAAQEAALISASASNPLDILVIGGGATGSGVALDAVTRGLRVGLVEREDFSSGTSSRSTKLIHGGVRYLEKAVFNLDYGQLKLVFHALEERKQVIENAPHLCHALPCMTPCFDWFEVVYYWMGLKMYDLVAGLRLLHVSRYYSAQESVELFPTLARKGNNKSLKGTVVYYDGQMNDARLNVGLACTAAVAGAAVLNHAEVVALLKDEASNRTIGARIRDNLSGKEFDIYAKVVVNAAGPFCDSLRKMADQDAKPMICPSSGVHIVLPDYYSPEGMGLIVPKTKDGRVVFMLPWLGRTIAGTTDSNTSITLLPEPHEDEIQFILDAICDYLNVKVRRTDVLSAWSGIRPLATDPSAKSTESISRDHVVCEDYPGLVTITGGKWTTYRGMAEDAVNAAIKSGNLTPENGCLTSKLQIVGGDGWDPASFTVIAQQYVRMKNSHGKVVPAVMDTAAARHLSHAYGTFAERVAAIAQNENLGKRLAHGYPFLEAEVAYCARNEYCESAIDFIARRSRLAFLDTDAASKALPRVIEILATEHKWDNSRQKYELEKAKEFLETFKSSKNAQFHDGKHV